The Sebastes umbrosus isolate fSebUmb1 chromosome 23, fSebUmb1.pri, whole genome shotgun sequence genome contains a region encoding:
- the LOC119482408 gene encoding uncharacterized protein LOC119482408 isoform X2, protein MLQSDIFRIICDNQGSVDTDYLIYNLGLGDSMNEVISDREKFALCCPFGQPKVVVRTGLRLCRTRDCPGACSGLHLCKKFFFSGSCPFTGSRRGCKFSHDLHSYHNFALLTAHELDSLSLTELRTLLMQSDNWLLPQICHNYNNGGGEFGLCKDGHACRRMHICEKYMNRDCNCSKTHDFKAPQPYKNLHERFVPDELIQSLKSVYANILALKYVDRQADGGNREQQQPNADASSDDGLQQREWYGGRGRGGNRGNWGNRGNRGNRGNRGNRGNRGNRGNRGNRGNGGNGGNDQQQQPTCSTNDDLPDIDAFDLYSEDGQRDWFSTTVSYADANDTDASSDDGQNRKQNPDKTSTAVRGRGGNRGDRHQPQRTRSTADIPGAVNNTDDGPNRRQRTGPVRDKTEICMYFVKGHCIHDDERCFKVHTKMPYRWEVREDDKWTPLPDNETIEKDYCDPKNTYSGSSPQVHFDTMTRGSDKVRRVSTANSLLEPTFIHTTVWLWHWEDQHGKWNVYASAGGGHNLADMDSHKLEQKFLADDKDVVAFTAGSQSYSLSFQDMIQTNTQYGTKRLVKRRPQFVSAADVQNKKVRRPAGLANFTSMPDRWDKTQTPETGYRRVPLQRSSDEFKEIETLFCQTMRGYDIVKIERIQNKPLWEVFQWQKNQMTNSNKGRNVTEKQLFHGTDSKYVDVICHTNFDWRICGINGTAFGEGSYFARDAKYSHNYTGTADVKSLFISRVLVGDYTKGSSSYRRPPSKDGGDINFFDSCVNDITDPSIFVVFDKLQIYPEYLLQYKTMHPLLALYGAAAVPAPAPRQAAQPSWATSSVYQLGTSVTQPSTPKYQPSTSVTQPSTPSYQPITDPFRTITDPFRPSTDPFRPSTDPFRPSTSVTQPSTPKYQPSTSVTQPSTPKYQPSTSSTQPSTPSYQPSTDPFRTITDPFRPSTDPFRPSTDPFRPSTSVTQPSTPKYQPSTSVTQPSTPKYQPSTSSTQPSTPSYQPSTDPFRTITDPFRPSTDPFRPSTDPFRPSSSVTQPSTPKYQPSTSVTQPSTPKYQPSTSVTQPSTPKYQPSTSVTQPSTPSYQASKDPFRTITDPFRPSTDPFRPSSSVIQPSTPKYQPSTSVTQPSTPKYQPITSVTQPSTPKYQPSTSVTQPITPKYQPSTSVTQPSTPKYQPITSVTQPSTPKYQPSTSVTQPSTPKYQPSTSITQPSTLKYQPSTSVTQPSTPKYQPSTSVTQPNTPNYQPSTSVTQPSTPKYQPITSVTQPSTPSYQPSTDQFRTSTDPFRPSTDPFRPSTDLFRPSTLVTKPSTDPFRPSTDRFKPSTDPFRPSTSVTQPSTPSYQPSTNPFRPSTSVTQPSTPSYQPSTNPFRPSTLVTQPSTPSYQPSTNPFRPSTLVTQPSTPSYQPSTNPFRPSTLVTQPSTPSYQPSRTVMQPTRASPLPSPTSPRPK, encoded by the exons ATGTTGCAGTCTGACATATTCAGGATCATCTGCGACAATCAAGGATCTGTGGACACCGACTACCTGATCTATAATCTGGGTTTAGGTGATTCTATGAATGAGGTTATTAGTGACAGAGAGAAATTTGCTCTGTGTTGTCCTTTTGGACAGCCTAAGGTGGTGGTCCGGACTGGACTGAGACTGTGTCGAACCAGGGACTGTCCTGGAGCCTGCAGTGGACTTCACCTGTGTAAgaagttcttcttctctggttccTGTCCTTTCACTGGGTCCAG GAGAGGATGCAAATTCTCCCACGACCTGCACTCCTATCACAACTTTGCGCTACTGACAGCGCACGAGCTGGACAGTCTCAGCCTCACGGAGCTGCGCACGCTGCTGATGCAGAGCGACAACTGGCTCCTGCCTCAG ATATGTCATAATTACAACAACGGTGGCGGGGAGTTCGGCCTGTGTAAGGATGGTCATGCTTGCCGTAGGATGCACATCTGCGAGAAGTACATGAACCGCGACTGCAACTGCTCCAAGACTCACGATTTCAAAGCTCCGCAGCCGTACAAGAACCTGCACGAGAGATTCGTGCCGGACGAACTCATTCAGTCCTTGAAGTCTGTTTACGCAAACATATTGGCTTTGAAGTACGTCGACAGGCAGGCCGATGGGGGCAACCGTGAACAGCAGCAACCAAACGCAGACGCGAGCAGCGACGATGGTTTGCAACAGAGGGAGTGGTACggtgggagagggagaggtggtAACAGGGGCAACTGGGGCAACAGGGGAAACAGAGGCAACAGGGGCAACAGAGGCAACAGAGGCAATAGAGGCAATAGAGGCAATAGAGGCAACAGAGGCAACGGGGGCAACGGGGGCAACGATCAACAGCAGCAACCAACCTGTTCCACTAATGACGACCTTCCTGACATCGATGCCTTTGATCTGTACAGTGAAGATGGACAGAGGGACTGGTTTTCCACCACTGTCAGCTATGCTGACGCCAACGACACCGATGCAAGCAGCGACGACGGtcagaacagaaaacaaaatccAGATAAAACTTCGACTGCCgtcagagggagaggaggcaaCAGGGGCGACCGTCATCAGCCGCAACGAACCCGTTCCACTGCTGACATCCCCGGTGCTGTCAACAACACTGATGATGGACCGAACAGAAGACAAAGAACTGGGCCTGTTCGAG ATAAAACTGAGATATGCATGTACTTCGTCAAAGGACACTGTATACATGATGACG AGCGATGCTTTAAAGTTCACACCAAGATGCCGTACAGATGGGAGGTCAGAGAGGATGATAAATGGACTCCCTTGCCTGATAATGAGACCATTGAGAAGGACTACTGTGACCCCAAAAACACATACAG TGGCAGCAGCCCACAAGTGCATTTTGACACGATGACCCGTGGATCGGACAAAGTACGACGGGTCTCTACCGCAAATTCTCTGCTTGAGCCGACCTTCATCCACACCACCGTGTGGCTTTGGCACTGGGAGGACCAGCACGGAAAGTGGAACGTGTACGCTTCAGCT GGCGGTGGACACAACCTAGCAGACATGGACAGCCATAAACTGGAGCAGAAGTTTCTGGCCGATGACAAAGATGTGGTGGCCTTCACCGCCGGTTCACAGTCATACTCGCTCAGTTTCCAAG ACATGATACAAACAAACACGCAGTATGGCACTAAGAGGCTCGTGAAAAGACGGCCGCAGTTTGTCTCTGCGGCTGACGTCCAAAACAAGAAAGTGAG ACGGCCTGCTGGTCTAGCAAATTTCACCTCAATGCCCGACCGCTGGGACAAGACACAGACTCCCGAAACAGGATACAGG CGAGTCCCCCTCCAGCGTTCCTCAGACGAATTTAAGGAGATTGAAACTCTTTTCTGTCAAACTATGAGAGGCTATGACATCGTCAAAATAGAGAGGATTCAGAACAAACCTCTTTGGGAAGTCTTTCAGTG gcagaaaaatcaGATGACGAACAGCAACAAGGGGCGCAATGTGACAGAAAAACAGCTCTTTCATGGCACTGACTCTAAATACGTAGACGTCATCTGCCACACCAACTTTGACTGGAGGATCTGTGGAATTAATGGAACTGCTTTTGGCGAAG GTAGTTACTTTGCCCGGGACGCAAAATACTCCCACAACTACACCGGTACCGCTGACGTCAAATCCTTGTTCATCTCACGGGTGCTTGTGGGAGACTACACCAAAGGGTCCTCCAGCTACCGCCGACCTCCTTCCAAGGACGGCGGGGACATAAACTTCTTTGACAGCTGCGTAAACGACATTACGGACCCTTCCAtctttgttgtgtttgacaAGCTCCAGATCTACCCCGAGTACCTGCTGCAGTACAAGACCATGCACCCACTTCTTGCTTTATATGGTGCTGCGGCAGTACCGGCACCGGCACCGAGACAAGCTGCCCAACCCAGTTGGGCAACATCATCAGTTTATCAACTCGGTACATCAGTTACTCAACCCAGCACACCCAAATACCAACCCAGTACATCAGTTACTCAACCCAGCACACCCTCATACCAACCCATCACAGACCCATTCAGAACCATTACAGACCCATTCAGACCCAGCACAGACCCATTCAGACCCAGCACAGACCCATTCAGACCCAGTACATCAGTTACTCAACCCAGCACACCCAAATACCAACCCAGTACATCAGTTACTCAACCCAGCACACCCAAATACCAACCCAGTACATCAAGTACTCAACCCAGCACACCCTCATACCAACCCAGCACAGACCCATTCAGAACCATTACAGACCCATTCAGACCCAGCACAGACCCATTCAGACCCAGCACAGACCCATTCAGACCCAGTACATCAGTTACTCAACCCAGCACACCCAAATACCAACCCAGTACATCAGTTACTCAACCCAGCACACCCAAATACCAACCCAGTACATCAAGTACTCAACCCAGCACACCCTCATACCAACCCAGCACAGACCCATTCAGAACCATTACAGACCCATTCAGACCCAGCACAGACCCATTCAGACCCAGCACAGACCCATTCAGACCCAGTTCATCAGTTACTCAACCCAGCACACCCAAATACCAACCCAGTACATCAGTTACTCAACCCAGCACACCCAAATACCAACCCAGTACATCAGTTACTCAACCCAGCACACCCAAATACCAACCCAGTACATCAGTTACTCAACCCAGTACACCCTCATACCAAGCCAGCAAAGACCCATTCAGAACCATTACAGACCCATTCAGACCCAGCACAGACCCATTCAGACCCAGTTCATCAGTTATTCAACCCAGCACACCCAAATACCAACCCAGTACATCAGTTACTCAACCCAGCACACCCAAATACCAACCCATTACATCAGTTACTCAACCCAGCACACCCAAATACCAACCCAGTACATCAGTTACTCAACCCATTACACCCAAATACCAACCCAGTACATCAGTTACTCAACCCAGCACACCCAAATACCAACCCATTACATCAGTTACTCAACCCAGCACACCCAAATACCAACCCAGTACATCAGTTACTCAACCCAGCACACCCAAATACCAACCCAGTACATCAA TTACTCAACCCAGCACACTCAAATACCAACCCAGTACATCAGTTACTCAACCCAGCACACCCAAATACCAACCCAGTACATCAGTTACTCAACCCAACACACCCAATTACCAACCCAGTACATCAGTTACTCAACCCAGCACACCCAAATACCAACCCATTACATCAGTTACTCAACCCAGTACACCCTCATACCAACCCAGCACCGACCAATTCAGAACCAGCACAGACCCATTTAGACCCAGCACAGACCCATTCAGACCCAGCACAGACCTATTCAGACCCAGTACATTAGTTACTAAACCCAGCACTGACCCATTCAGACCCAGCACAGACCGATTTAAACCGAGTACAGACCCATTCAGACCCAGTACATCAGTTACTCAACCCAGCACACCCTCATACCAACCCAGCACAAACCCATTCAGACCCAGTACATCAGTTACTCAACCCAGTACACCCTCATACCAACCCAGCACAAACCCATTCAGACCCAGTACGTTAGTTACTCAACCCAGTACACCCTCATACCAACCCAGCACAAACCCATTCAGACCCAGTACGTTAGTTACTCAACCCAGTACACCCTCATACCAACCCAGCACAAACCCATTCAGACCCAGTACGTTAGTTACTCAACCCAGCACACCCTCATACCAACCCAGCAGAACAGTTATGCAACCCACCAGGGCATCTCCTCTGCCTTCTCCAACAAGCCCGCGCCCAAAGTAA
- the LOC119482408 gene encoding uncharacterized protein LOC119482408 isoform X1: MLQSDIFRIICDNQGSVDTDYLIYNLGLGDSMNEVISDREKFALCCPFGQPKVVVRTGLRLCRTRDCPGACSGLHLCKKFFFSGSCPFTGSRRGCKFSHDLHSYHNFALLTAHELDSLSLTELRTLLMQSDNWLLPQICHNYNNGGGEFGLCKDGHACRRMHICEKYMNRDCNCSKTHDFKAPQPYKNLHERFVPDELIQSLKSVYANILALKYVDRQADGGNREQQQPNADASSDDGLQQREWYGGRGRGGNRGNWGNRGNRGNRGNRGNRGNRGNRGNRGNRGNGGNGGNDQQQQPTCSTNDDLPDIDAFDLYSEDGQRDWFSTTVSYADANDTDASSDDGQNRKQNPDKTSTAVRGRGGNRGDRHQPQRTRSTADIPGAVNNTDDGPNRRQRTGPVRDKTEICMYFVKGHCIHDDERCFKVHTKMPYRWEVREDDKWTPLPDNETIEKDYCDPKNTYSGSSPQVHFDTMTRGSDKVRRVSTANSLLEPTFIHTTVWLWHWEDQHGKWNVYASAGGGHNLADMDSHKLEQKFLADDKDVVAFTAGSQSYSLSFQDMIQTNTQYGTKRLVKRRPQFVSAADVQNKKVRRPAGLANFTSMPDRWDKTQTPETGYRRVPLQRSSDEFKEIETLFCQTMRGYDIVKIERIQNKPLWEVFQWQKNQMTNSNKGRNVTEKQLFHGTDSKYVDVICHTNFDWRICGINGTAFGEGSYFARDAKYSHNYTGTTHVKSLFISRVLVGDYTRGSSSYRRPPSKDGGDINFFDSCVDDVTNPSIFVVFEKHQIYPEYLLEYKTMHPLVASYGSGAAAAPAPAPAPAPAPAPAPRQAAQPSWATSSVYQLGTSVTQPSTPKYQPSTSVTQPSTPSYQPITDPFRTITDPFRPSTDPFRPSTDPFRPSTSVTQPSTPKYQPSTSVTQPSTPKYQPSTSSTQPSTPSYQPSTDPFRTITDPFRPSTDPFRPSTDPFRPSTSVTQPSTPKYQPSTSVTQPSTPKYQPSTSSTQPSTPSYQPSTDPFRTITDPFRPSTDPFRPSTDPFRPSSSVTQPSTPKYQPSTSVTQPSTPKYQPSTSVTQPSTPKYQPSTSVTQPSTPSYQASKDPFRTITDPFRPSTDPFRPSSSVIQPSTPKYQPSTSVTQPSTPKYQPITSVTQPSTPKYQPSTSVTQPITPKYQPSTSVTQPSTPKYQPITSVTQPSTPKYQPSTSVTQPSTPKYQPSTSITQPSTLKYQPSTSVTQPSTPKYQPSTSVTQPNTPNYQPSTSVTQPSTPKYQPITSVTQPSTPSYQPSTDQFRTSTDPFRPSTDPFRPSTDLFRPSTLVTKPSTDPFRPSTDRFKPSTDPFRPSTSVTQPSTPSYQPSTNPFRPSTSVTQPSTPSYQPSTNPFRPSTLVTQPSTPSYQPSTNPFRPSTLVTQPSTPSYQPSTNPFRPSTLVTQPSTPSYQPSRTVMQPTRASPLPSPTSPRPK; encoded by the exons ATGTTGCAGTCTGACATATTCAGGATCATCTGCGACAATCAAGGATCTGTGGACACCGACTACCTGATCTATAATCTGGGTTTAGGTGATTCTATGAATGAGGTTATTAGTGACAGAGAGAAATTTGCTCTGTGTTGTCCTTTTGGACAGCCTAAGGTGGTGGTCCGGACTGGACTGAGACTGTGTCGAACCAGGGACTGTCCTGGAGCCTGCAGTGGACTTCACCTGTGTAAgaagttcttcttctctggttccTGTCCTTTCACTGGGTCCAG GAGAGGATGCAAATTCTCCCACGACCTGCACTCCTATCACAACTTTGCGCTACTGACAGCGCACGAGCTGGACAGTCTCAGCCTCACGGAGCTGCGCACGCTGCTGATGCAGAGCGACAACTGGCTCCTGCCTCAG ATATGTCATAATTACAACAACGGTGGCGGGGAGTTCGGCCTGTGTAAGGATGGTCATGCTTGCCGTAGGATGCACATCTGCGAGAAGTACATGAACCGCGACTGCAACTGCTCCAAGACTCACGATTTCAAAGCTCCGCAGCCGTACAAGAACCTGCACGAGAGATTCGTGCCGGACGAACTCATTCAGTCCTTGAAGTCTGTTTACGCAAACATATTGGCTTTGAAGTACGTCGACAGGCAGGCCGATGGGGGCAACCGTGAACAGCAGCAACCAAACGCAGACGCGAGCAGCGACGATGGTTTGCAACAGAGGGAGTGGTACggtgggagagggagaggtggtAACAGGGGCAACTGGGGCAACAGGGGAAACAGAGGCAACAGGGGCAACAGAGGCAACAGAGGCAATAGAGGCAATAGAGGCAATAGAGGCAACAGAGGCAACGGGGGCAACGGGGGCAACGATCAACAGCAGCAACCAACCTGTTCCACTAATGACGACCTTCCTGACATCGATGCCTTTGATCTGTACAGTGAAGATGGACAGAGGGACTGGTTTTCCACCACTGTCAGCTATGCTGACGCCAACGACACCGATGCAAGCAGCGACGACGGtcagaacagaaaacaaaatccAGATAAAACTTCGACTGCCgtcagagggagaggaggcaaCAGGGGCGACCGTCATCAGCCGCAACGAACCCGTTCCACTGCTGACATCCCCGGTGCTGTCAACAACACTGATGATGGACCGAACAGAAGACAAAGAACTGGGCCTGTTCGAG ATAAAACTGAGATATGCATGTACTTCGTCAAAGGACACTGTATACATGATGACG AGCGATGCTTTAAAGTTCACACCAAGATGCCGTACAGATGGGAGGTCAGAGAGGATGATAAATGGACTCCCTTGCCTGATAATGAGACCATTGAGAAGGACTACTGTGACCCCAAAAACACATACAG TGGCAGCAGCCCACAAGTGCATTTTGACACGATGACCCGTGGATCGGACAAAGTACGACGGGTCTCTACCGCAAATTCTCTGCTTGAGCCGACCTTCATCCACACCACCGTGTGGCTTTGGCACTGGGAGGACCAGCACGGAAAGTGGAACGTGTACGCTTCAGCT GGCGGTGGACACAACCTAGCAGACATGGACAGCCATAAACTGGAGCAGAAGTTTCTGGCCGATGACAAAGATGTGGTGGCCTTCACCGCCGGTTCACAGTCATACTCGCTCAGTTTCCAAG ACATGATACAAACAAACACGCAGTATGGCACTAAGAGGCTCGTGAAAAGACGGCCGCAGTTTGTCTCTGCGGCTGACGTCCAAAACAAGAAAGTGAG ACGGCCTGCTGGTCTAGCAAATTTCACCTCAATGCCCGACCGCTGGGACAAGACACAGACTCCCGAAACAGGATACAGG CGAGTCCCCCTCCAGCGTTCCTCAGACGAATTTAAGGAGATTGAAACTCTTTTCTGTCAAACTATGAGAGGCTATGACATCGTCAAAATAGAGAGGATTCAGAACAAACCTCTTTGGGAAGTCTTTCAGTG gcagaaaaatcaGATGACGAACAGCAACAAGGGGCGCAATGTGACAGAAAAACAGCTCTTTCATGGCACTGACTCTAAATACGTAGACGTCATCTGCCACACCAACTTTGACTGGAGGATCTGTGGAATTAATGGAACTGCTTTTGGCGAAG GTAGTTATTTTGCCCGGGACGCAAAATACTCCCACAACTACACTGGTACCACTCATGTCAAATCCTTGTTCATCTCACGGGTGCTGGTGGGAGACTACACCAGAGGGTCGTCCAGCTACCGCCGACCTCCTTCCAAGGACGGCGGGGACATAAACTTCTTTGACAGCTGCGTAGACGACGTCACGAACCCTTCCATCTTTGTTGTGTTTGAGAAGCACCAGATCTACCCCGAGTACCTGCTGGAGTACAAGACCATGCACCCACTTGTTGCCTCATATGGTTCTGGTGCTGCGGCAGCACcggcaccagcaccagcaccggCACCAGC ACCGGCACCGGCACCGAGACAAGCTGCCCAACCCAGTTGGGCAACATCATCAGTTTATCAACTCGGTACATCAGTTACTCAACCCAGCACACCCAAATACCAACCCAGTACATCAGTTACTCAACCCAGCACACCCTCATACCAACCCATCACAGACCCATTCAGAACCATTACAGACCCATTCAGACCCAGCACAGACCCATTCAGACCCAGCACAGACCCATTCAGACCCAGTACATCAGTTACTCAACCCAGCACACCCAAATACCAACCCAGTACATCAGTTACTCAACCCAGCACACCCAAATACCAACCCAGTACATCAAGTACTCAACCCAGCACACCCTCATACCAACCCAGCACAGACCCATTCAGAACCATTACAGACCCATTCAGACCCAGCACAGACCCATTCAGACCCAGCACAGACCCATTCAGACCCAGTACATCAGTTACTCAACCCAGCACACCCAAATACCAACCCAGTACATCAGTTACTCAACCCAGCACACCCAAATACCAACCCAGTACATCAAGTACTCAACCCAGCACACCCTCATACCAACCCAGCACAGACCCATTCAGAACCATTACAGACCCATTCAGACCCAGCACAGACCCATTCAGACCCAGCACAGACCCATTCAGACCCAGTTCATCAGTTACTCAACCCAGCACACCCAAATACCAACCCAGTACATCAGTTACTCAACCCAGCACACCCAAATACCAACCCAGTACATCAGTTACTCAACCCAGCACACCCAAATACCAACCCAGTACATCAGTTACTCAACCCAGTACACCCTCATACCAAGCCAGCAAAGACCCATTCAGAACCATTACAGACCCATTCAGACCCAGCACAGACCCATTCAGACCCAGTTCATCAGTTATTCAACCCAGCACACCCAAATACCAACCCAGTACATCAGTTACTCAACCCAGCACACCCAAATACCAACCCATTACATCAGTTACTCAACCCAGCACACCCAAATACCAACCCAGTACATCAGTTACTCAACCCATTACACCCAAATACCAACCCAGTACATCAGTTACTCAACCCAGCACACCCAAATACCAACCCATTACATCAGTTACTCAACCCAGCACACCCAAATACCAACCCAGTACATCAGTTACTCAACCCAGCACACCCAAATACCAACCCAGTACATCAA TTACTCAACCCAGCACACTCAAATACCAACCCAGTACATCAGTTACTCAACCCAGCACACCCAAATACCAACCCAGTACATCAGTTACTCAACCCAACACACCCAATTACCAACCCAGTACATCAGTTACTCAACCCAGCACACCCAAATACCAACCCATTACATCAGTTACTCAACCCAGTACACCCTCATACCAACCCAGCACCGACCAATTCAGAACCAGCACAGACCCATTTAGACCCAGCACAGACCCATTCAGACCCAGCACAGACCTATTCAGACCCAGTACATTAGTTACTAAACCCAGCACTGACCCATTCAGACCCAGCACAGACCGATTTAAACCGAGTACAGACCCATTCAGACCCAGTACATCAGTTACTCAACCCAGCACACCCTCATACCAACCCAGCACAAACCCATTCAGACCCAGTACATCAGTTACTCAACCCAGTACACCCTCATACCAACCCAGCACAAACCCATTCAGACCCAGTACGTTAGTTACTCAACCCAGTACACCCTCATACCAACCCAGCACAAACCCATTCAGACCCAGTACGTTAGTTACTCAACCCAGTACACCCTCATACCAACCCAGCACAAACCCATTCAGACCCAGTACGTTAGTTACTCAACCCAGCACACCCTCATACCAACCCAGCAGAACAGTTATGCAACCCACCAGGGCATCTCCTCTGCCTTCTCCAACAAGCCCGCGCCCAAAGTAA
- the LOC119482410 gene encoding DNA-directed RNA polymerase II subunit RPB1-like produces the protein MWDLFLCPNTGSYFARDAKYSHNYTGTADVKSLFISRVLVGDYTKGSSSYRRPPSKDGGDINFFDSCVNDVTDPSIFVVFEKLQIYPEYLLQYKTMHPLVALYGAAAVPAPAPAAAVPAPAPPPAAAAALARAPAPAPAPAPAPAPRPSLYQLGTSVTQPSTPSYQPSTNPFRPSTLVTKPSAPPFRPSTDPLSPSTDPFSPSTDPFRPSTDPFRPSTPSFRPSTSVTNPSTPSFRPSTSVTNPSTPSYQPFRTSMQPTRASPLPSPTSPHPKKNNCVIA, from the exons ATGTGGGATCTCTTTCTGTGTCCAAACACAGGTAGTTACTTTGCCCGGGACGCAAAATACTCCCACAACTACACCGGTACCGCTGACGTCAAATCCTTGTTCATCTCACGGGTGCTGGTGGGAGACTACACCAAAGGGTCCTCCAGCTACCGCCGACCTCCTTCCAAGGACGGCGGGGACATAAACTTCTTTGACAGCTGCGTAAACGACGTAACGGACCCTTCCATTTTCGTTGTGTTTGAGAAGCTCCAGATCTACCCCGAGTACCTGCTGCAGTACAAGACCATGCACCCACTTGTTGCTTTATATGGTGCTGCGGCAGTACCAGCACCGGCACCGGCAGCGGCAGTACCAGCACCGGCACCGCCACCGGCAGCGGCAGCGGCGCTTGCACGAGCACCGGCACCGGCACCGGCACCGGCACCGGCACCGGCACCGAGACCATCACTCTATCAACTCGGTACATCAGTTACTCAACCCAGCACACCCTCATACCAACCCAGCACAAACCCATTCAGACCCAGTACATTAGTTACTAAACCAAGCGCACCCCCATTCAGACCCAGCACAGACCCATTGAGCCCCAGCACAGACCCATTCAGCCCTAGCACAGACCCATTCAGACCCAGCACAGACCCATTCAGACCCAGTAC ACCCTCATTCAGACCCAGTACATCAGTTACTAATCCCAGCACACCCTCATTCAGACCCAGTACATCAGTTACTAATCCCAGCACACCCTCATACCAACCCTTCAGAACATCAATGCAACCCACCAGGGCATCTCCTCTACCTTCCCCAACAAGCCCGCAcccaaagaaaaataattgcGTCATTGCTTAG